Proteins from one Deltaproteobacteria bacterium genomic window:
- the hemC gene encoding hydroxymethylbilane synthase, which produces MKKKIVIGTRGSQLALWQANWVKSEIEKRHPELEVELEKIKTTGDKILDVPLAKVGGKGLFVKEIEEALLEGRAHLAVHSMKDVPTFFPDGLSLRCITEREDPRDAVFSRNHVKLLDLPKGASIGTSSLRRQSQILNLRPDFRILQLRGNLDTRMKKLDNGDFDAIILAGAGVKRLGWADRITELLPVNMSLPAIGQGALGIETKTDDDYINGLVAFFDHPETSYCVRGERALLKRLEGGCQVPIAAHGELSGDTIKITGLVAGIDGKKIIKDSVSGPKDDCEKLGVELAEKLLKNGAYEILKDLYEVSPPGSA; this is translated from the coding sequence TTGAAAAAGAAGATAGTAATAGGCACCAGGGGGAGCCAGCTCGCGCTCTGGCAGGCCAACTGGGTGAAATCCGAGATCGAGAAGAGGCACCCCGAGCTCGAGGTCGAGCTTGAGAAGATAAAGACGACCGGGGACAAGATACTCGATGTGCCGCTCGCCAAGGTAGGCGGAAAGGGCCTCTTCGTAAAGGAAATAGAGGAGGCGCTACTTGAAGGCAGGGCCCACCTTGCCGTGCATTCCATGAAGGACGTGCCCACCTTCTTCCCCGACGGCCTCTCGTTACGCTGCATAACCGAAAGGGAGGACCCCAGGGACGCGGTCTTCAGCAGGAACCATGTGAAGCTCCTCGACCTCCCGAAGGGGGCGAGCATCGGCACATCCAGCCTTAGGAGGCAGTCGCAGATTCTCAACTTAAGGCCCGACTTTCGGATACTCCAGCTCAGGGGCAACCTTGATACCCGCATGAAAAAGCTCGATAACGGGGACTTCGACGCCATAATCCTCGCCGGGGCGGGCGTCAAAAGGCTAGGATGGGCCGACAGGATAACCGAGCTCCTTCCCGTCAATATGAGCCTGCCCGCGATAGGACAGGGCGCCCTCGGCATAGAGACGAAGACCGACGACGATTATATAAACGGGCTCGTCGCCTTCTTCGACCACCCGGAGACATCCTATTGCGTAAGGGGAGAAAGGGCGCTCCTTAAGAGGCTTGAAGGCGGCTGCCAGGTGCCCATAGCCGCGCACGGCGAGCTTTCGGGCGACACCATAAAAATAACCGGACTTGTCGCAGGCATCGACGGCAAAAAGATTATAAAGGACTCCGTCTCCGGCCCCAAGGACGATTGCGAGAAGCTCGGAGTCGAGCTCGCGGAGAAGCTCCTGAAGAACGGCGCTTACGAGATACTCAAGGACCTTTACGAGGTAAGCCCTCCTGGCTCGGCCTGA
- the cobA gene encoding uroporphyrinogen-III C-methyltransferase, translating to MAGKAYLVGAGPGDPGLLTLKGLEAIKEADCVIYDFLANSRLLEHAKPGAETVYVGKKGSEKTLPQEDISRLIVDRAKKGKTVVRLKGGDPFIFGRGGEEAEELAAAGIDFEVVPGVTSAVAAPAYAGIPLTHRDLSSAVTIITGQENPLKERPNIAWDRLSTGRGTLVFLMGWKNLSLITVKLLANGWPPSTPVALVRWGTMTKQVSIVGRLDNINGLAREEDLKPPVVIVVGEVVGLREKLNWFESKPLFGKRVLVTRALEQAGDFTKILEKEGAEPITFPTIKTTAPPSWKELDRAIKRLSTYDWAIFTSVNGVKYFFERLYKTGYDIRELKDVRICAIGPMTARAIEKLGIRVDLTPKEFKAEGLIEALGKRNIKGKRFLLARALKAREILPEEIKRLGGKIDVAPAYRTVKPSKEAGELERLLIEGSIDVVTFTSSSTVTNFAAMFGKKRLPELLKNCKVACIGPITADTAKAYGMAVDIMPRDYTIPALTRAMAEYFKKERG from the coding sequence ATGGCTGGAAAGGCGTACCTCGTAGGCGCGGGTCCGGGCGACCCCGGCCTCCTTACCCTCAAGGGCCTTGAGGCCATAAAGGAAGCCGACTGCGTAATATACGACTTTCTCGCGAACTCGCGCCTTCTGGAGCACGCTAAACCGGGCGCCGAGACCGTCTACGTGGGGAAGAAGGGGAGCGAAAAGACCCTTCCCCAGGAGGATATTTCGAGGCTCATAGTCGATAGGGCCAAAAAGGGGAAGACCGTCGTCCGCCTTAAGGGCGGAGACCCATTCATATTCGGGAGGGGCGGGGAGGAAGCCGAGGAGCTTGCAGCCGCGGGCATCGATTTCGAGGTGGTTCCGGGCGTTACTTCGGCGGTTGCCGCGCCCGCCTATGCCGGGATCCCGCTTACGCACCGGGACCTCTCCTCTGCCGTCACCATCATAACCGGCCAGGAAAACCCCCTTAAGGAAAGGCCCAACATCGCCTGGGACAGGCTCTCAACAGGCAGAGGCACGCTCGTCTTCCTCATGGGCTGGAAAAACCTCTCCCTTATAACCGTAAAGCTACTCGCGAACGGCTGGCCCCCCTCGACCCCGGTCGCGCTCGTAAGATGGGGCACCATGACCAAGCAGGTCTCCATCGTCGGCAGGCTCGACAATATAAACGGGCTTGCAAGGGAAGAGGACCTTAAGCCCCCTGTCGTAATCGTGGTCGGCGAGGTGGTGGGCCTCCGCGAAAAGCTCAACTGGTTCGAGTCAAAGCCCCTTTTCGGGAAGCGGGTGCTCGTGACGCGGGCACTTGAGCAGGCGGGAGATTTCACGAAAATATTGGAAAAGGAAGGTGCCGAGCCCATAACCTTCCCGACCATAAAGACGACGGCCCCACCGAGCTGGAAAGAGCTCGACAGGGCCATAAAAAGGCTCTCCACATACGATTGGGCCATATTCACGAGCGTTAACGGGGTAAAATACTTTTTCGAAAGGCTCTATAAGACAGGGTACGACATACGGGAGCTTAAGGACGTCAGGATATGCGCCATAGGCCCCATGACCGCGAGGGCCATAGAGAAGCTCGGCATAAGGGTGGACCTTACGCCGAAGGAATTCAAGGCAGAGGGGCTTATCGAAGCTCTGGGTAAGCGCAATATAAAAGGGAAACGGTTCCTCCTTGCCCGGGCCTTGAAGGCAAGGGAGATACTTCCGGAGGAAATAAAGAGGCTCGGCGGCAAGATAGACGTTGCGCCAGCGTACAGGACCGTAAAACCTTCGAAAGAGGCCGGGGAGCTTGAAAGGCTTCTCATTGAGGGCTCAATCGATGTTGTTACATTCACATCTTCCTCGACTGTTACTAACTTCGCCGCCATGTTCGGGAAAAAGAGGCTCCCGGAGCTTCTTAAGAACTGCAAGGTCGCCTGCATAGGCCCCATAACGGCGGACACTGCAAAGGCCTACGGCATGGCAGTGGACATAATGCCCCGAGACTACACCATACCCGCCCTTACGAGGGCGATGGCGGAGTATTTCAAAAAAGAGAGAGGGTGA